A single genomic interval of Scatophagus argus isolate fScaArg1 chromosome 22, fScaArg1.pri, whole genome shotgun sequence harbors:
- the trim24 gene encoding transcription intermediary factor 1-alpha isoform X1, giving the protein MDESGKSTDNDDIVIIVENEAESLPAEEERLKQQGTFELMDTCPICKLSFHNREPKLLPCLHSFCKRCLPTPFRSADPRRDSQGPVDNNKPLGAIRCPVCRQECWEMDVLDNFFVKDSAEVPSSTVEKTSQVCMSCDDNTEATGYCVECVEFLCVTCIEAHQRVKFTRDHTIRQKEEMSPEAVGISTQKPVFCDIHKQEPLKLFCETCDRLTCRDCQLLKHKDHNYQFLEDAYRNHRQYLENMTQQLQEKRKVIEEASSCINTGLQQVDENRKSVTNEIKKSICNLIMEINRKGKILVNHLEALTKDHEISLKKQQDDVNSLTRQLDHVISFTKWATASHSGTALLYCKRLILFQIHYLMRASCNPSIIPQSTVRFQCRSGFWATNVDLGSLVVERGPGRPPNANHQSGPRAEAPTGGLSASAASAAQQRQSTLAQLQMQVDKLSQQPHRQPPPNHWSWYQNVRLPGPPGPPPPTRPIHGGSSPSQVPPNLIQPGRRYGNSQPNTRSPTSSMLHSTGFPPAQSLRDLIHSSSFPPKPMDVLQGVSRYPQPLSAGAATQTSLHQRGLTESSFLKRSEPGGSVPSITISIPKPSFAPSVAPATADKTSTLNQKTVQARQNSPIAKPSSSDRSTGTTFWKPTFETPSAPSAKRRRRSSPGPVIVIKDEPEDEDEVRFVQSSAGSSLPDSSTGAQSKPRQQLKVPAPAPVPGSESKAGNEQRPQSAGQPESEKRAEPEEDPNEDWCAVCQNGGELLCCDKCPKVFHLACHIPTLNESPSGEWFCSFCRDLDCPEMEYDCDRKDDSVSEGFTPADRRRCERLLLRLFCNDFSTDFQQPASPSETRRYKELIKTPMDLSIVKRKLESKSKESECYSGPEGFVADIRLIFFNCAKYYKATSEVGSAGLYLEDYFEEQLKQVYPERVFPGGREEQMIPPLEDEIDEEEEEMIEEGSMAPLEDDKPQSPGGKGIPPLEDLHALDEKEKTEKGIDVSDKGPDKKLETSEGRRPPAEEVQQQEKTHAQEVKSSAAAHSETKDEDAPRSPKGKNPQNVDPPETQEKEPAPADTAKEEKG; this is encoded by the exons ATGGATGAAAGCGGTAAGAGCACTGACAACGACGACATAGTCATTATCGTGGAAAACGAGGCAGAAAGTTTgccagcagaagaagagaggctGAAACAGCAAGGCACTTTCGAGCTCATGGACACTTGTCCCATCTGCAAGTTGAGCTTCCACAACAGAGAGCCCAAACTCCTACCGTGTCTTCACTCTTTCTGCAAGAGGTGTCTCCCTACTCCCTTCAGGAGTGCTGACCCCAGGCGTGACTCACAAGGTCCAGTCGACAACAATAAACCAC TGGGGGCAATTCGATGTCCAGTATGCAGACAGGAATGCTGGGAGATGGATGTGTTGGACAATTTCTTTGTCAAGGACTCTGCCGAGGTGCCGAGCAGCACTGTGGAGAAAACCAGCCAG GTGTGTATGAGCTGCGATGACAACACGGAGGCCACAGGTTactgtgtggagtgtgtggagtttctgtgtgtgacatGTATTGAGGCGCATCAAAGGGTCAAGTTCACCAGAGATCACACTATACGCCAGAAGGAGGAGATGTCTCCAG AAGCAGTAGGTATTTCCACACAAAAGCCGGTCTTTTGTGACATCCACAAGCAGGAACCGCTGAAGCTGTTTTGCGAGACGTGTGACCGACTCACCTGTCGAGACTGTCAGCTTCTTAAGCACAAGGATCACAA CTACCAGTTTTTGGAGGATGCATACAGGAACCACAGGCAGTATCTGGAGAACATGACACAGCAGTtgcaagagaaaagaaaggtcATCGAGGAGGCATCCAGCTGTATCAACACTGG ACTCCAGCAAGTTGATGAAAACCGGAAGTCtgtaacaaatgaaataaagaagtCCATCTGCAACTTGATTATGGAGATTAACAGGAAGGGAAAGATTCTGGTTAATCACCTTGAG GCTCTGACTAAGGACCATGAGATCAGTTTGAAAAAGCAGCAAGATGACGTAAACTCTCTGACCAGGCAACTGGACCATGTCATCAGCTTCACAAAATGGGCCACAGCCAGCCATAGTGGAACAGCCCTCCTTTACTGCAAGAGACTG ATCCTTTTTCAGATCCATTACCTGATGAGAGCAAGCTGTAATCCCTCTATCATCCCTCAGAGTACTGTTCGCTTTCAGTGTCGCTCTGGTTTTTGGGCCACAAATGTAGATCTTG gttctctgGTTGTAGAAAGGGGCCCAGGCCGGCCACCCAACGCCAACCACCAGTCAGGTCCGAGAGCAGAGGCACCCACTGGAGGCCTCTCAgcttcagcagcttcagcagctcagcagcgACAGAGCACGTTGGCTCAGCTCCAGATGCAG GTGGACAAACTTTCCCAGCAGCCCCACAGGCAGCCCCCTCCTAATCACTGGTCCTGGTACCAAAATGTCAGGCTCCCGGGACCCCCTGGCCCTCCACCCCCAACCAGACCCATCCATGGTGGGTCCTCCCCCTCCCAAGTCCCCCCCAACTTGATCCAGCCGGGGCGCAGATACGGAAACTCTCAACCCAACACTAGAAGCCCCACATCGTCCATGCTACACAGCACAGGCTTCCCACCTGCTCAG TCTCTGAGAGATCTGATCCATAGCTCCAGCTTTCCTCCTAAACCCATGGATGTGTTGCAGGGTGTGTCCCGCTACCCACAGCCTCTGTCCGCCGGAGCAGCCACACAGACGTCTCTGCATCAG CGGGGCCTGACGGAGTCCTCCTTCCTGAAGAGGAGTGAGCCTGGTGGGTCTGTGCCCTCCATCACCATCTCGATCCCCAAACCCAGCTTTGCACCAAGTGTAGCTCCAGcaactgcagacaaaacaagcacGCTTAATCAGAAAACAG TTCAAGCAAGGCAGAACTCTCCGATAGCCAAGCCGTCTTCTTCAGACAGAAGCACGGG GACGACTTTTTGGAAGCCGACTTTTGAGACTCCGTCTGCCCCCTCAGCCAAGCGACGAAGAAGGTCGTCCCCTGGGCCCGTCATCGTCATCAAGGATGAACCAGAGGACGAGGATGAAGTTCGTTTT GTGCAGTCCAGTGCTGGCTCCAGCCTGCCCGACAGCAGCACAGGGGCCCAGTCGAAGCCACGGCAGCAGCTGAAGGTGCCGGCCCCAGCACCGGTGCCTGGATCGGAGTCCAAAGCTGGGAATGAGCAGCGTCCTCAGTCTGCAGGACAGCCGGAGTCTGAAAAGAGAGCGGAGCCGGAGGAAGATCCCAATGAGGACTGGTGCGCCGTATGTCAGAACGGAGGGGAGCTGCTCTGTTGTGACAAGTGCCCCAAAGTTTTTCATCTGGCCTGCCACATCCCCACTCTGAATGAGTCTCCCAG CGGCGAGTGGTTCTGTTCGTTCTGCCGAGACCTCGACTGTCCTGAGATGGAGTACGACTGCGACAGAAAAGATGACTCCGTCTCTGAAGGATTCACACCTGCTGATAGAAGG AGGTGTGAGAGACTGCTACTGCGTCTCTTCTGCAATGACTTCAGTACCGACTTCCAGCAGCCTGCATCTCCATCA GAGACACGAAGGTACAAAGAGCTGATCAAAACCCCGATGGATTTGTCAATAGTGAAGAGGAAACTGGAGTCAAAGTCAAAGGAAAGTGAATGTTACAGTGGCCCAGAGGGGTTTGTTGCTGACATCAGGCTCATATTTTTCAACTGTGCAAAGTACTACAAG GCCACCTCAGAAGTGGGAAGTGCGGGATTGTACTTGGAGGACTATTTTGAAGAGCAGCTGAAACAAGTCTATCCTGAACGGGTCTTccctggagggagagaggaacaGATGATCCCGCCTTTGGAGGACGAGatagatgaagaagaagaggagatgaTAGAGGAAGGGAGCATGGCTCCCCTTGAAGATGACAAACCACAAAGCCCTGGGGGAAAAGGCATCCCCCCTTTAGAAGACTTGCATGCTTTGgacgaaaaggaaaaaacagagaagggGATCGATGTAAGCGATAAGGGGCCAGACAAAAAATTGGAAACCTCTGAAGGCCGCAGGCCTCCTGCAGAGGAAGTACAGCAGCAAGAGAAAACTCATGCACAAGAGGTGAAAAGCTCTGCCGCTGCTCATAGtgaaacaaaagatgaagaCGCTCCCCGCTCCCCAAAAGGAAAGAACCCTCAGAATGTAGATCCACCTGAAACCCAGGAGAAGGAACCAGCTCCTGCAGACACAGccaaagaggagaaaggatAG